The stretch of DNA TATGGCTACCCCGGACGAAATGTACGACGAAGCGACCGCTCTTAAAGAAGCAGGCGACCTCGAAGGCGCCGTTGCCAAGCTGGAAGAAATCCTGAAAGAGGACGAAGGGCACTTGTTGGCGCACTCTGCCTTGGCAGTCCATTTGCAGCGGTTGGGGCGGAATGATGAATCCATTGCGCATGCCGTGAAGGTCGTGGAGTTGGATCCCAAAGATTCGTTTAACTACACCCAGTTGTCAGTCATTTATCAGCGGTGCGGCAAGATTCAAGAGGCGGAAGATGCCATGGCCCGCGCCCATCAACTCCAAGCCGGCGGATGATGAACGCGCATGCCCGACCGATCGCGGTTTTACGTCACAACGCCGATCTATTACGTCAATGATCGGCCGCACTTGGGCCACGTCTATACGACGATGGTCGCCGACGTCGTCGCGCGGTATCACCGGCTGATTGGTGACGAGACCTTCTTTCTCACCGGTGTCGACGAACATGCGGCCAAGGTCTCGGAAAAAGCGGCCGAGATGGGAATGACCCCGCAAGCCTGGGCCGATCAAAACGCCGCCGCCTTTCGTGAAGTCTTCGAGCGGTTGGAAATCACCAACAACGATTTCGTCCGCACCAGTTCCGAGCATCACAAGGCGGCCGTCTCGCGCTACGTGCAGGCGCTGCTCGATTCGGGCGACGTCTACCAAGGGGACTACGTCGGCTGGTACGACGCGGGCCAAGAGGAATACGTTCCCGACAACAAGGCGCTGCAAAATGACTACAAGTCCGAGGTCAACGGTAAGCCGCTGATTCGCAAGTCGGAAAAGAATTATTTCTTTAAGCTCGAATCGTATCGCGAGCCGCTCTTAGCATTCTACGCACAGCGCGACGCGGAGGGCGTGCCGTTCGTGCAACCCGACGCCCGCCGGAACGAAATCGTCAATCGCATCAAAGAGATGGACGACGTCCCCATCAGCCGCAGCGGTTCGGGTGGTTGGGGAATTCCCGTCCCCGGCGAAGAGGAACAAACGATCTATGTCTGGATCGATGCGCTGTTCAATTACCTCACGTTCGTCGACACCGACGCCGACAGCCCCATGGGGGACCGCCGTCAATTCTGGCAAGCCGGAGCGGTGCATTTCATTGCCAAGGACATCCTCTGGTTCCATGCAGCCATTTGGCCGGCGCTGCTGTTGGCGCTGCAGAAATGTCCCGGATTCGAATGGGTCAACCTGCCGCGACAGGTCTACTCCCACAGCTATTGGGTCAGTGACTCGGGCCAGAAGATGAGCAAGTCACTCGGCAATTTTCTCGATCCCGCAGCCATCGACAATTACGTCGAGACATTCGGCCTGGATGCTTTGCGTTACTTCTTGAGCACCCGCGGACCGTTGGGCGTTTCCGACAGCGCGTTCAGTCCCGAGTTGTTTATTGAAGTCTACAACAGCGATCTAGCCAACACGTTCGGCAACAGTTGCTCGCGGGTCGCCAACATGATTGGTAAATATTTCGACGGACAACTCCCCGCACCACTGCCTGCCGACGATCCAGCGTACCTGCCACTCAAGCAATCCGACTGGGCCGGCGAATACATGCGGCATTTTGACGTCCTGGACCTGACCCGCGCCGGCGACGCAGCCCTGCAACCGGTGCGCGACGTCGACAGCTTCATCGAACAAACACAGCCCTTCCGCATGGCCAAAGACGAAACCCAACGACCGGCCGTCGGCACGGTGCTCTATCAATGCACCGAAGCCCTGCGCATCGCCTCGGTCTTATTGTGGCCGTTTGTCCCGGATGCGTGCGAAATCTTCTGGCAGCGCATCGGCTGCGGGGCGTATGCTGACATGCTGGCCGACAACGGCAGCGGCCATTGGGAACAACTCACCACCTGGGGCCAATTGAAGTCGGGCACGCCGATCGAAAAAGGGGCGGCGCTGTTTCCGCGGTATGATGCGGAGCGTGCGGGTTAGTTGGCTTTGCGACTCAACGCTTGAATCTAACAGCCCGACATCGCTTGCTAAAAAAACTTGATTTTCGCTCCCGTTCAACGATAGAGTCAAACCAAGGTGGCTTCAATTGTTCGGGCGTTTGAGTGCCCGCAGGAAACCTGTGCCCATGAGCTTGAAGTCCAGGTTGTGGCGATTATCAACGGTGGTACGCCGCTGGAGGGACTGTTTGCGTAAAAGAGCGAAGTCGAACGACAAGATGGACAGCGTCGACGTTGATCTGGGGGATCTTGTCCCGCACCCACGCTTCGGTGCGTTTCCTCATTTACCGGGCGGCACTCCCACAACGCTCGCCGTGCGCCAACAATACGCCTATCGAATGCAGATCGTTTTTCCTGAAACCAAAACTGCGGCCGATCCGGAAAAGCACAACTACTCCGTCATTCCCCGGGCATACTATGTTGACGTTCTCAAACAATGCCGTGACTGCAATCGCCGCTTCATATTTTTTGCACGTGAGCAACGCCACTGGTACGAGGAACTCAAGTTTGTGATCGATGCAGATTGTGTCCATTGTCCGGAATGCCGAAAGTCAACCCGCAAGTTGCGTCGACGATTTGCCAGATATTCCGAAACAATAAACGCTCCTGACCTCGATGATGATTCGCTGGCAACCCTCCTGTCGGATGCGGTTTTCCTTTGGAATCACGGGTTGTTAAACGACGAACAAAAATTGCGTCGGCTTCACAACTTGGGCATCAAACGCGTACCCGATCATCCGGTTGTGAAAACCATCACGCGACTGCTTGATTGAACCATTGAACAACGATGCAAGGGAAAACAACGTGCGCCTGCTCGCCATCGGCGACATTCACGGTTGCTACAACGCATTATCGACGTTGGAAAAACAAGTGCCGATCGCACCGGAGGATATGGTGGTCACAGTCGGCGATTACATCGACCGTGGACCTAGCAGCGCGCAGGTTTTGGATTGGTTGATTCAACGCGTTCGTGCTGGTCGGTTGATACCGCTATTGGGCAATCATGAACTGATGATGTTAGAGGCGCGGAATCATGGCGAACACTTTGACAATTGGATTTTCAACGGCGGCGATGCCACTTTGCAATCGTATGTCCCTGCAACTGAACGCGGAACATTGGCCAGTATTCCAGCAGCGCATTGGCAATTCTTGGAAAATGATTGCCGCCCTTTTTATGAAACTGAGACCCATTTTTTTGTGCACGCCAATGTCTATCCCAACGATCCGTTGGAGGAACAGCCTGATCACATGTTGTATTGGGAGCACCTGGACGAATGGTCGGTGCCACACGAATCGGGTAAAATCATGATCTGTGGCCACACACCACAGCGAACCGGCATTCCGCTCAACCTGGGGCATGCCCTCTGCATCGACACGCACGCCTATGCCGGTGGTTGGTTAACTTGCCTTGATGTGGCAGCAGGGCGATATTGGCAGGCAAACGAACAGGGGGAGACGCGCGCTGGGCTCCTCAGCGAAGCTGTCTGAGTCGGGATCGCAGTGGAACTAGTTCGGAGGATTGGTTCGGTGAATCCGATTGTCACATCGCCAAGCTTTGTGAACGCCGAATAAGTATTTCACTGCAAATAACTCACCCCAAGACCAACCAGCCACCGAACTTCCGGTGATCCTCGGTCTGGTGCCGGATATGCCGCTGGTCCGGGGAAATTCGGGACGGTTGATTCAAAAAATCCTTGCGTACGCTATGCGTATTTGTTCCAATTGATATGGAAAGTCGCTATGGACCGGGGCGGATTGCGTGGATCATCCTGCTCCGGGGTCGGCAATTTCAGGGCAGAACGGATGCTTCGTTCGTCGGCAATTCCATGAGAAATATCACAATAGCGCCGTTTTGTGCTAGTTTTGTTCAGTGAGGCCTGAGACGCACGCTTGCGGCTCAATTTCGGACACCTTGATCAGGAATACTTTGATGAATCCTATTCGACACAAAAAATCTTCGTTTATGTTAGCCGCCATCGCTGTGATTGCCTTTGGAACCTATGCGACCGGGCAAGTCCGTGTCGATGGGGAGCGCGGCGTTGGGGGAGCTTCCACCATTCATAACCATTTCAACTACGGCCACCACTACTATGGCGGAGGATATGGCCTGGGCTATGGCGGGTACGGGGGCTATGGCGGGTACGGGGGCTATGGCGGATACGGGGGAGTGACGGCTGCTGGTTCCACCGGTTATGGTGTCGGTCAAGCGGCACAGGGACTCGGCCAAGCCCGGCTTGATACCGCTCAGTCGGCGCAGATCTACGCGAAAACGGCTCATCAGTCGATGCAAAATCACAACTATGCCGTCAACAGTTACTACGCCAACAAAGATATCCACGACAAATACATGAAGGAACACGCCGGACCGAAAATCACTCAAGAAGAGATTGATAAGCTCGCCAAGGACGCCCAACCGGGACGCCTGGATCCTGCACAGTATGACTCGTCCAGCAGCTTGATCCATTGGCCGCCGCTGTTGCGGGACAAAGCCTTTACCAAGTCGCGGAACAAAATCGATCACCTGTTCAATGCACGCACCCCGGACAACTCGGGTGTCGATTCCGACAGCTACGGCGAGATCCAAAACGCTTGCAAAGAAATGCAAGCCACGCTGCGGGGCATGATCAAGAGCCTGCAACCGGTGACCTACGTCGCCGCCGATCACTTCATCAAAAGCTTGGCCTACGAAGCAGAATTCCCCCCGAAGAAATAATCGGGTAATTCTGCCAGCATGTAAAAAAGAGCGTTCGCGGGGAAATCGGCGAACGCTCTTTTTGTTTCTTTGACAGTCGATCTTATCGCCGCGCCCGGCTGACAATTATCGCGGGGTGACCATCACAAGGGTGGCCGCGATAGCTCCGCTATCGGGGCGGGCAGAGCCCGCAAGAAGCCGCAATTCCCACGTCCGCCAACCGGATAAGTATGATGAACAAAAGAAGCCGAACAACGGTTTCAATTCGCATTAGCAATTGCCGACCCCAGCAGCGTAGTCATGTTCCGCAACTGCCTCACTCCACCCCCAGCAACTTTCGCACCGCCCCCATCAATACCCCCTCGACCTCCGGGGCCGTGTTCGACGCCCGGGGACTGGTTTCGTATCCCCCTTGGCCGTAGGCCTCCTCGGTGCCGATGTAGCCGGGCGAGTAATCGCCGTAGGCGGCCATGGCGACGAACAGGTCCGGTCGTAGTTTGGCGGCGTTGAGTTGATACTCGACAAACAGTTCACCCGGCATGTGCAGCACGCGGGCTTTGCCGAGGGTCAGGCAGGCGATGTCGATTGTCGCTCCGGCGCGGGTCCGCTGCAGCATCGAGAGGTCGTGGGCGGCCGCCACGCGCGCGGCAGGCTTTGCCGATTCATCAGTGACGGTGGCTCGCAATTTCTCTTCATCCAAATGATCAGCCAGCGGCAATGAGACCGGGACCGTCTCCCAGCCGAAGGTTTCGTCCGTGACGGGAAATTTTTCCGTCGCTTCAAAGGCACGCTGCATGCCGTTGGCGAGTCGTCCGGCTAAACGCAAGCGGTTGTCGTGCGCGCCGTCGTTGTATTTACCCGCCCCGATATTCCCACCCGCGCCATTGAAATGGATGTGCGGCACCTCCAACGCATCTTCGCGTAGAATCCGCGACATGCCGGGAAAATCGGTGTCCGCCGCTCCAGTGCGATAATAGCTTTGCGGATGCGTCGCATAGTAGGTGATCACGGACAGCAGTTTGTCGCCGTCATAAAAGCTGATCGATTTCAAAAGCGGATCGATGGTCCCGTCGGGGAAGGCGCGAATTTTCGGATCCTTCGTGGCTGTGAACCGCATATGTTTCACCTTGCCATCGGGTCCCAAAATCCGCCGATTGGAAGCGACCTTTTCCACCTTGGCTTGTCCCAGCCCGATGTGCGTCACCGGTTGGGCTTTGTCGACAGCTGCTTTGGCTGCCGCCGCGGTTTTTTGCATGACTTCGCGAGCAAAGGCGACGTCGAACATCTTGCCGGAGAGTCCTTGCCCAGCCAGAATTTCTTCCACGCCCCAATCTAAACGCGGCGCGTCATGTTGATGCAACGCATGCACGGTGACCCGTTCGGTCGTCGTGCCGACGGCGCGGGCGATCGCTTCGCGAAAGCGTGTGTTCCCTTCGCCACCAATCCCAATCCAATCCACGGCGACCACCACGACCGGTTTTTCGTCGGTGACAAACACCATCCCCTTAAGCCACAACGAATTCCCCGCCCGCTCCATGGGGTTGTACGCCAAGGGAGCCCCAATCGGCGGCGTGACATCAACCGTAAACGGCGCGACTTTCAACGGCGCCTCGTCGGCCAACGAGGGGACCGCGGAGAATGTGAGCAGCATGACGAGAATTAAAAATCGGGGGCGCATCATCAATCGTAACCTCAGTTTTATCGAATAGCTTGTGAACAAGTTCTCCCCTCTCCCTCTGGGAGAGGGGTCGGGGGTGAGGGCTTTCGCACAGCGTGCTTTTTACGGTGTCGTCCGGATCTTTTCACCATACAACCGCACCAACGCCTCGGTGACACATTCGGCCATATACCGATTCCCTCGCGCATTGGGATGCAATCCATCATCGCTCAAATGCCGTGCCGCGTCGAGCCATAGACCGGGCGGCGCGTAGGGGCTCCACAGAACGAGGTTGCGAATTGTGCCGTCGGAGACCAACTCCAGGTCGTTGTCCCGCGTGAACTCACGTTCCAGGCCGCCGAACGGATCGATGATAAATCCACGCGGCACTTCCATCACGACCACTTCCGCGCCGATGTCGTGACAGGCATCGACGATTTTTTGCAGGTTCGCTTTGGTTGCTGCCCGCGTTTTGCCTTTGAGAAAATCGTGGCCGCCCAGTTCGATAACAACAATCTGCGGATTCGCCGCAATCAATTCGGGCAAAGCCTTCAAGGCATCGCTGGTGGTGATGCCATCGGTTCCCTGGTTGATCACCGGAATGGTGAGCAGCTTGGCCAGTTCGTCCGGATAGCCAAACGAGGTGAGACTGTCTCCCACACAAACAACCGGACGCTCGCCCTGCAATTGTGGCATCTCGCTGCTGTGTGCGGAGGTCCACCACATCCACGATAATGCCAACCAGGCCCCCCAAAGGGCGATCATACTGACGGCAACCCCCAGGCGGTTGCTAGAGACAGATGGTTGTTTTCGGGAACCAGCGCCGCGCCAAATCCCCACGGCCAACATCGCACCGGCCAGCAAATAAAAGGCCGAAGGCCAGTCCACATTTTTAACCAGCACAATGCTCGCGCAAACCAATAACGGAAGCCAACCCGGACGGCCGCGCGCGATCAACACGGTCGAGTACAGCAACCAACCCGCAATCATCCAAGGCACGGCAGCGGGAAACGTGATCAGCGAGGCAATCACACCACCGGCAATCGCCACGATCCAACCCAGCCGCTTAGTCGAAGTGGTCATGCGAGTCCGCCGTCATGAAGTTATTGGCTGGTGGGGTGTTTAGTTAAAAGAGATGTGCATCCGACAGCGCAGGTTGCCTCCCAGTTCGATGCCACTCCGTGTCCTCCGTGACTCCGTGGTAAACCCTACCCACCCAACGCCCCGGCTGGCGTGTGTTCCGCTAAGTCAGCGATCATGTCCCGCGTCGCCGCTTCGACGGCGGACTCCCATTGCTCGGGGGCGAATTGGTCTTTGTACTTCGCGTTGTTGTAAGCAAAGATGATGCCGCGGCTGCTGTTGACGATGGCGCCGAGACCGTCAGCGTCGAACGCGGCGGCGATGTCTTGGGCGGTTCCGCCTTGGCTGCCGTAACCGGGGATGAGGAAGTGCGTATGCGGCATCGCTGCCCGCAGTTCCGCTAACTCTTGGGGATAGGTGGCTCCCACCACGGCGCCGACGGCACCATAGGTTTGCTCACCGCGCGTCTCCTGTGCCAATTGTTCAACCGCCGCCGCTACATGTCGATAGTGCGTTTGTCCGTCGGCGATTAGATCTTGGAAACCGGCGGCGCCGGGATTGCTGGTGCGGACCAAGACATACAATCCCGCTTCGCGTTTGACAGCCACATCGACAAACGGCTG from Symmachiella dynata encodes:
- the pyrF gene encoding orotidine-5'-phosphate decarboxylase codes for the protein MATYIERLNSAILAKRAPVVVGLDPRKEQLPPGLMDSAKSGHSYYSDPTATAYERFCFQIIDIVAPLVPAVKPQAAFFEELGPSGSLVLASVIRRAREAGLIVICDAKRGDIGSTAEAYARGYLAGSDRNAAPWSADSLTVNPYLGPDTLQPFVDVAVKREAGLYVLVRTSNPGAAGFQDLIADGQTHYRHVAAAVEQLAQETRGEQTYGAVGAVVGATYPQELAELRAAMPHTHFLIPGYGSQGGTAQDIAAAFDADGLGAIVNSSRGIIFAYNNAKYKDQFAPEQWESAVEAATRDMIADLAEHTPAGALGG
- a CDS encoding GDSL-type esterase/lipase family protein; the encoded protein is MTTSTKRLGWIVAIAGGVIASLITFPAAVPWMIAGWLLYSTVLIARGRPGWLPLLVCASIVLVKNVDWPSAFYLLAGAMLAVGIWRGAGSRKQPSVSSNRLGVAVSMIALWGAWLALSWMWWTSAHSSEMPQLQGERPVVCVGDSLTSFGYPDELAKLLTIPVINQGTDGITTSDALKALPELIAANPQIVVIELGGHDFLKGKTRAATKANLQKIVDACHDIGAEVVVMEVPRGFIIDPFGGLEREFTRDNDLELVSDGTIRNLVLWSPYAPPGLWLDAARHLSDDGLHPNARGNRYMAECVTEALVRLYGEKIRTTP
- the metG gene encoding methionine--tRNA ligase, which produces MPDRSRFYVTTPIYYVNDRPHLGHVYTTMVADVVARYHRLIGDETFFLTGVDEHAAKVSEKAAEMGMTPQAWADQNAAAFREVFERLEITNNDFVRTSSEHHKAAVSRYVQALLDSGDVYQGDYVGWYDAGQEEYVPDNKALQNDYKSEVNGKPLIRKSEKNYFFKLESYREPLLAFYAQRDAEGVPFVQPDARRNEIVNRIKEMDDVPISRSGSGGWGIPVPGEEEQTIYVWIDALFNYLTFVDTDADSPMGDRRQFWQAGAVHFIAKDILWFHAAIWPALLLALQKCPGFEWVNLPRQVYSHSYWVSDSGQKMSKSLGNFLDPAAIDNYVETFGLDALRYFLSTRGPLGVSDSAFSPELFIEVYNSDLANTFGNSCSRVANMIGKYFDGQLPAPLPADDPAYLPLKQSDWAGEYMRHFDVLDLTRAGDAALQPVRDVDSFIEQTQPFRMAKDETQRPAVGTVLYQCTEALRIASVLLWPFVPDACEIFWQRIGCGAYADMLADNGSGHWEQLTTWGQLKSGTPIEKGAALFPRYDAERAG
- a CDS encoding tetratricopeptide repeat protein, which codes for MATPDEMYDEATALKEAGDLEGAVAKLEEILKEDEGHLLAHSALAVHLQRLGRNDESIAHAVKVVELDPKDSFNYTQLSVIYQRCGKIQEAEDAMARAHQLQAGG
- a CDS encoding zinc-ribbon domain containing protein produces the protein MDSVDVDLGDLVPHPRFGAFPHLPGGTPTTLAVRQQYAYRMQIVFPETKTAADPEKHNYSVIPRAYYVDVLKQCRDCNRRFIFFAREQRHWYEELKFVIDADCVHCPECRKSTRKLRRRFARYSETINAPDLDDDSLATLLSDAVFLWNHGLLNDEQKLRRLHNLGIKRVPDHPVVKTITRLLD
- a CDS encoding metallophosphoesterase family protein, producing MRLLAIGDIHGCYNALSTLEKQVPIAPEDMVVTVGDYIDRGPSSAQVLDWLIQRVRAGRLIPLLGNHELMMLEARNHGEHFDNWIFNGGDATLQSYVPATERGTLASIPAAHWQFLENDCRPFYETETHFFVHANVYPNDPLEEQPDHMLYWEHLDEWSVPHESGKIMICGHTPQRTGIPLNLGHALCIDTHAYAGGWLTCLDVAAGRYWQANEQGETRAGLLSEAV